Proteins from one Sylvia atricapilla isolate bSylAtr1 chromosome 1, bSylAtr1.pri, whole genome shotgun sequence genomic window:
- the GGCT gene encoding gamma-glutamylcyclotransferase gives MEPGGEGGCWFLYFAYGSNLLRERLLLQNPSAALCAPARLQDFKLEFGHHQGRTSSVWHGGTATIAQSPGDEVWGIVWKMNTCNLSSLDKQEGVEDGIYIPIEVNVHTQAGKVLTCRSYQMKDYVSGPPSPQYKKVICMGAKQNGLPTDYQEKLEAIETNNYAGLVPIMEEIEAAIKAEKIKSA, from the exons atGGAGCCGGGCGGCGAGGGCGGCTGCTGGTTCCTGTACTTCGCCTACGGCAGCAACCTGCTGCGGGAgcggctgctgctgcaaaaccCCTCGGCCGCGCTGTGCGCCCCGGCGCGCCTGCAG GATTTTAAGCTCGAGTTTGGCCACCATCAAGGCAGAACAAGCTCTGTCTGGCATGGAGGTACAGCTAccattgctcagagccctggaGATGAAGTGTGGGGAATAGTGTGGAAAATGAACACTTGCAATTTAAGTTCGCTGGATAA GCAGGAGGGAGTTGAGGATGGCATTTATATCCCAATAGAAGTTAATGTCCACACTCAAGCAGGAAAGGTACTGACCTGTCGGAGCTACCAGATGAAGGACTATGTCTCTGGTCCCCCTTCTCCACAGTATAAAAAG GTTATCTGCATGGGTGCAAAACAGAATGGCTTGCCGACTGATTATCAGGAGAAATTAGAAGCTATTGAAACTAATAACTATGCAGGACTGGTGCCAATCATGGAAGAGATTGAAGCTGCtattaaagcagagaaaataaagtctGCATAG